One segment of Niabella beijingensis DNA contains the following:
- a CDS encoding nucleoside deaminase, with the protein MTDEYFMQQALKEAQRAFEEEEIPIGAVVVQQDRIIARGYNMTEKLNDPTAHAEMIALTSAFSYLSAKYLPDATLFVTVEPCVMCAGALYWSKIRRVVWGASDVKNGFSRVKPGTSPFHPKTEVVTGVLEQECAALMKVFFKNKR; encoded by the coding sequence ATGACAGACGAATATTTTATGCAGCAGGCCCTTAAAGAAGCACAACGGGCATTTGAGGAGGAGGAGATTCCCATTGGTGCAGTAGTAGTGCAGCAGGACCGGATCATTGCCCGGGGATATAATATGACGGAAAAACTAAATGACCCCACGGCACATGCGGAAATGATCGCCTTAACATCCGCCTTCAGTTACCTCAGTGCTAAATACCTGCCGGACGCAACGCTTTTTGTTACGGTAGAGCCCTGCGTGATGTGTGCCGGCGCGCTGTACTGGAGCAAGATCCGCCGGGTGGTATGGGGTGCTTCGGATGTAAAGAATGGATTTAGCCGTGTAAAACCCGGTACTTCGCCGTTCCATCCCAAAACAGAGGTCGTTACCGGCGTGTTGGAGCAGGAATGTGCAGCACTGATGAAGGTGTTTTTTAAAAATAAGCGATAG
- a CDS encoding glycine-rich domain-containing protein, producing the protein MKTIIEMPVHMSPEKTLLWQRIRDFTLDNNEAALPFSRKLAREQHWSYSFTSGAIEEYRRFIFLCCIAPRGASPSTIVDKVWHLHLLYTQNYWEDFCKKTLGRKLHHHPSGGGTDENKKHADWRKTTLELYRSTFGIDPPALYWDDTSNKTAQKTRRPGTWKLVICCCLLLLLAGCNNLISTIGPVMGIGFLLFFGGLILASLSENKSTDAGKKKTDDTGGGCSGGGSSCSSGCGGGGGCGGGCGGCGGGCGGA; encoded by the coding sequence ATGAAAACCATAATCGAAATGCCCGTTCATATGTCTCCGGAAAAAACCTTGCTCTGGCAACGGATCCGTGACTTTACACTCGATAACAACGAAGCCGCGCTGCCTTTCTCGCGAAAACTGGCCCGTGAGCAGCATTGGAGTTACAGCTTCACAAGCGGTGCCATAGAAGAATACCGCAGGTTTATTTTTCTTTGCTGTATCGCTCCTCGGGGAGCATCTCCTTCAACTATTGTGGATAAGGTCTGGCACCTGCACCTCCTCTACACACAGAATTACTGGGAGGACTTCTGCAAAAAAACACTCGGTCGTAAATTACATCATCATCCTTCCGGTGGCGGCACAGACGAGAACAAAAAGCATGCAGATTGGCGCAAAACAACCCTGGAGCTCTATCGCAGCACATTCGGAATTGATCCGCCAGCGCTTTATTGGGACGATACCTCCAATAAAACAGCACAAAAGACCCGCAGGCCAGGAACCTGGAAGCTGGTGATCTGCTGTTGTTTATTATTGCTGCTGGCAGGCTGCAACAACCTGATAAGCACCATTGGTCCTGTTATGGGAATCGGGTTCCTACTGTTTTTCGGAGGCCTGATACTTGCTTCGCTCTCCGAAAACAAAAGTACAGATGCGGGAAAAAAGAAAACGGATGATACGGGTGGCGGCTGTAGCGGGGGAGGCAGTAGTTGCAGCAGCGGTTGCGGAGGTGGAGGAGGCTGCGGAGGCGGATGTGGTGGGTGTGGTGGTGGATGCGGTGGCGCTTAA
- a CDS encoding ATP-dependent DNA ligase — translation MKDFVKLFQEIDATTKTNAKIAALVTYFNDADPQDRLWAISLLMGNRPKRPVKTTDLRAWVAALTNLPLWIIEDSYYIVGDLAETLALLAGKGENAGAPVLTLTGLLQSLQQLAGLPPLEQQVFITRFWADHNNDENFVFNKLITGNFRMGVSRQLVIKALAQFLHQDEKAVAHRLMGKWDPASETLESLFGEQIAENKVYLPYPFFLAYPLEGPPEANLGPIGEWYLEKKFDGIRGQVIVRNHQVFVWSRGEELVTDKFPEFDRLKELLPNGTVIDGEIIPWKDGQVLPFAQMQTRIGRKKLTAKHLTEVPLIMICYDLLEYNGEDIRDKPLERRRALLTSLLAHPSVNSVLQLSHLLEFDNWEEAAQFRSRARDFFCEGIMIKRINSPYETGRRRGHWWKWKTAPMTVDAVLIYAQSGSGRRSNLFTDYTFAVWDGDQLVPFTKAYSGLTDKEILRLDRWVKSHTIEKFGPVRSVQPELVFEIAFEGIQESKRHKSGVALRFPRILRWREDKPAAEANTKTDLLALL, via the coding sequence ATGAAAGATTTTGTAAAATTGTTCCAGGAGATCGATGCCACCACAAAGACCAATGCAAAAATAGCAGCACTGGTTACCTATTTCAATGATGCGGATCCGCAGGACCGGTTATGGGCCATTAGCTTGCTGATGGGCAACCGTCCGAAGCGACCGGTAAAGACCACCGATCTGCGCGCCTGGGTGGCAGCACTCACCAATCTTCCGTTATGGATCATTGAAGATTCCTACTATATCGTGGGAGACCTTGCAGAAACGCTGGCCCTGCTGGCCGGTAAAGGGGAAAATGCTGGTGCACCGGTTCTTACACTTACCGGCTTGCTGCAATCCCTTCAGCAGCTTGCAGGGCTGCCTCCCCTGGAACAGCAGGTGTTCATCACCCGCTTCTGGGCCGATCACAACAATGATGAGAACTTTGTTTTTAATAAACTCATCACCGGCAATTTCCGGATGGGTGTCAGCAGGCAACTGGTTATTAAAGCGCTGGCACAGTTCCTTCACCAGGATGAAAAAGCCGTGGCCCACCGGCTGATGGGAAAATGGGATCCGGCATCCGAAACGCTGGAATCACTTTTCGGGGAGCAGATCGCAGAAAACAAGGTTTACCTTCCGTATCCCTTTTTTCTTGCCTATCCGCTGGAAGGTCCGCCGGAAGCGAATCTTGGCCCTATCGGGGAATGGTACCTTGAAAAAAAGTTTGATGGCATCCGCGGACAGGTCATCGTACGCAATCATCAGGTATTTGTATGGAGCCGCGGCGAGGAACTGGTGACCGATAAGTTCCCGGAATTCGACCGGCTGAAGGAGCTCCTTCCCAATGGTACCGTAATTGATGGAGAGATCATTCCCTGGAAAGACGGGCAGGTACTTCCCTTTGCACAGATGCAGACACGCATCGGCCGCAAAAAGCTCACTGCAAAGCACCTTACGGAAGTACCGCTGATCATGATCTGTTACGATCTGCTGGAATACAATGGTGAAGATATTCGCGACAAACCACTGGAAAGGCGAAGAGCATTACTCACTTCGCTGCTGGCGCACCCGTCCGTCAATTCCGTATTGCAGTTATCCCATTTGCTTGAATTCGACAACTGGGAAGAAGCCGCGCAATTCCGCTCCCGGGCAAGAGATTTCTTTTGCGAAGGGATCATGATCAAACGGATCAACAGCCCCTATGAAACAGGGCGCAGGAGAGGCCACTGGTGGAAGTGGAAAACCGCGCCCATGACCGTGGATGCTGTACTGATCTACGCGCAAAGCGGATCCGGCAGAAGATCCAATCTGTTTACAGACTATACGTTTGCCGTTTGGGACGGGGATCAGCTCGTACCTTTTACCAAGGCGTATTCGGGACTGACGGACAAAGAGATCCTGCGGCTGGACCGCTGGGTCAAATCACACACCATCGAAAAATTCGGCCCGGTCAGGAGTGTGCAGCCGGAGCTGGTATTTGAGATCGCGTTTGAAGGCATCCAGGAAAGTAAACGCCATAAATCCGGTGTGGCACTCCGTTTTCCACGGATCCTCCGGTGGCGGGAGGACAAGCCCGCTGCGGAAGCCAATACCAAAACCGACCTGCTTGCCCTCCTGTAA
- a CDS encoding class I SAM-dependent methyltransferase, with translation MNIQEAGELIQGLRLPAAAPLRWADLGCGGGTFTYALHDMLPPDSIIYAIDKNQQQFDEPGIRFSRLDFEEQPLQLPPLSGILMANSLHYIKDQLSLLKRLRLQLEEGGTMAIVEYDTSNANRWVPFPVPPAKAAQLAEQCGYRNFYLMGSRPSVYHSSGMYAAAFSA, from the coding sequence ATGAACATTCAGGAAGCAGGTGAACTGATACAGGGATTACGGTTGCCCGCTGCTGCGCCGTTGCGCTGGGCAGATCTCGGTTGTGGCGGGGGTACCTTCACCTATGCGCTCCACGACATGCTTCCCCCCGACAGTATTATATACGCCATTGATAAGAACCAGCAGCAATTCGACGAGCCCGGGATCCGTTTTTCCCGGTTGGATTTTGAAGAACAACCGCTGCAGCTGCCTCCCCTGTCCGGCATCCTGATGGCCAATTCACTGCATTATATCAAAGACCAGCTGTCGCTGCTGAAAAGGCTCCGGCTACAGCTGGAAGAAGGCGGAACAATGGCGATCGTGGAATACGATACCAGCAACGCAAACAGATGGGTACCCTTTCCGGTGCCTCCTGCAAAAGCCGCACAACTGGCGGAACAATGCGGTTACAGGAATTTTTATCTGATGGGAAGCCGCCCCTCAGTGTATCATAGCAGCGGTATGTATGCGGCTGCTTTCTCTGCTTAA
- a CDS encoding ligase-associated DNA damage response exonuclease, whose translation MLSFREEGIYFPAADLYIDPWKPVARAVITHGHSDHARPGMGSYLCHTLTKEIIRHRLGADIKVQPLGYNEPLHINGATLSFHPAGHIIGAAQVRLEYKGEIWVITGDYKLHDDGVSTPYEPVTCHSFVTESTFGLPVYSFRPCTIIYEAINHWCAQNAREGYSSILISYALGKSQNILANLNPDLGVPLLHGAVYNMNEALARAGLSFPGEWLTGETPGDRLKNAVVVAPQSVLGTPWLRKLQPYRIAVCSGWMALRGPRRRLSVDKGFALSDHCDFEQLNTAIRATGAQNIYVTHGYQAVYSRWLREQYGLNAIELTTHFENSEEALTEEDPKTV comes from the coding sequence ATGCTGTCGTTCCGGGAAGAAGGTATTTATTTTCCTGCGGCGGATCTCTATATAGACCCCTGGAAGCCGGTAGCCCGTGCAGTGATAACACACGGACACAGCGATCATGCCCGTCCGGGGATGGGCAGTTACCTTTGTCATACCCTCACCAAAGAGATCATCCGGCATCGTCTTGGTGCTGATATAAAGGTGCAGCCCCTGGGTTATAATGAACCCCTTCATATCAACGGCGCCACGCTGAGCTTTCATCCCGCAGGGCACATCATCGGCGCTGCACAGGTACGACTGGAGTACAAGGGGGAAATATGGGTGATCACCGGCGATTACAAACTGCACGATGACGGGGTCTCCACACCCTACGAACCGGTGACCTGTCATAGTTTCGTGACCGAAAGCACCTTCGGACTCCCTGTTTACAGCTTTCGTCCTTGTACAATCATCTATGAAGCGATCAACCACTGGTGTGCGCAAAACGCACGGGAAGGTTATAGCAGCATACTTATCAGTTATGCCCTGGGTAAGTCGCAGAACATCCTGGCAAACCTGAATCCCGATCTGGGCGTGCCGCTGCTGCATGGTGCAGTATACAATATGAACGAAGCGCTTGCAAGGGCGGGTTTATCATTTCCCGGTGAATGGCTGACCGGGGAAACACCGGGCGACCGTTTAAAAAATGCGGTCGTAGTGGCCCCTCAAAGTGTTCTGGGCACTCCATGGCTGCGGAAGCTCCAGCCCTACCGGATCGCGGTCTGCAGCGGATGGATGGCCCTGCGCGGCCCGCGGCGGCGGCTTTCAGTGGATAAAGGGTTTGCCTTAAGCGATCACTGCGATTTTGAACAGCTGAACACGGCCATCAGGGCTACCGGCGCACAGAATATTTATGTCACCCACGGCTACCAGGCAGTGTACAGCAGGTGGCTGCGGGAACAGTACGGCCTGAATGCCATCGAGCTTACCACGCATTTTGAAAACAGCGAAGAAGCCCTTACAGAAGAGGATCCAAAAACGGTCTGA
- a CDS encoding Na+/H+ antiporter: MIHDYLLISISVVLGVMLLVILGQKLRVAYPIFLVIAGLMISLIPGIPVFQINPDIVFLIFLPPILFEAAWFTSWRDFWKWKRPIFLLAFGLVLLTSVVVAFASSALIPGITLAMGFLLGGINSPPDAVAATSVLKHMKIPKRDMTILEGESLVNDASSLIVFKFALAAVMTGQFVFQDALKDFFIMAVMGVLTGLAIGFVFAWLLNRIKSNSNIDTVLTLIVPYVMYIVAEHFHFSGVLAVVAGGLMMSYHSHCFLSHTTRIQAGNVWNTLIFLINALIFVLIGLEMPIVIQGMKNYSIADGIRYAVILGGIIVATRIIWCYLIAFAPRWFSKKIRDNEPSPGWRAPLIMSFAAMRGVVSLASALAIPLLLPSGQPFPHRDILLFVTFVIIVLTLVGQGLLLPVFIKWMKIKEIDEVLPREKQEAIIQARLKHAALTAMNSDFQKQIAQNSLVNHQKRKLETDLELLSDKLQCIATSSHHAEAASANKDIARALIRVQRDQLLRLRHEQQFEDTVLRNQEMQLDLEEAKITGFEH; encoded by the coding sequence ATGATACATGATTATTTACTTATCTCGATAAGTGTTGTTTTAGGCGTAATGCTCCTCGTGATACTCGGGCAGAAGCTCCGCGTGGCTTATCCCATCTTCCTGGTCATTGCCGGACTGATGATCAGCCTCATTCCCGGGATACCGGTTTTTCAGATCAACCCGGATATTGTGTTCCTGATCTTCCTGCCTCCCATTCTTTTTGAAGCAGCCTGGTTTACTTCCTGGAGGGATTTCTGGAAATGGAAACGTCCGATCTTCCTGCTCGCTTTCGGACTGGTACTGCTTACCTCGGTGGTGGTGGCATTTGCATCCTCGGCCCTGATCCCCGGCATCACCCTTGCCATGGGTTTTTTGCTGGGAGGGATCAATTCCCCACCTGATGCGGTTGCAGCTACCTCAGTATTGAAGCATATGAAAATTCCCAAACGGGATATGACGATCCTCGAGGGGGAAAGCCTGGTGAATGATGCGTCCAGCCTGATCGTGTTCAAATTTGCCCTGGCTGCAGTAATGACAGGACAGTTTGTATTCCAGGATGCATTGAAAGATTTTTTCATCATGGCAGTGATGGGAGTGCTTACCGGGCTGGCCATCGGTTTTGTTTTTGCATGGTTACTGAACCGTATTAAGTCCAACTCCAATATTGATACAGTGCTTACGCTCATTGTTCCTTATGTTATGTACATTGTGGCAGAGCATTTTCATTTCTCCGGTGTGCTGGCGGTCGTGGCCGGCGGGCTGATGATGTCGTATCACTCCCACTGTTTTCTAAGTCATACCACACGCATACAGGCAGGCAATGTTTGGAACACCCTCATCTTCCTGATCAATGCACTCATTTTTGTGCTGATCGGACTGGAAATGCCCATCGTTATCCAGGGGATGAAAAATTATTCGATTGCCGATGGTATCAGATACGCTGTCATTCTCGGAGGCATTATTGTGGCCACAAGGATCATCTGGTGCTACCTGATCGCATTTGCTCCCCGGTGGTTCTCAAAAAAGATACGGGATAACGAACCCAGCCCCGGATGGCGGGCTCCGCTGATCATGAGCTTTGCCGCCATGCGCGGTGTGGTATCGCTTGCATCCGCCCTGGCCATCCCCTTGCTGCTTCCTTCCGGCCAGCCATTCCCCCACCGGGATATATTGCTTTTTGTCACTTTCGTGATCATTGTACTTACCCTTGTAGGCCAGGGGCTGCTGCTGCCGGTATTTATCAAATGGATGAAGATTAAGGAAATTGATGAAGTGCTGCCAAGGGAAAAACAGGAAGCCATTATACAGGCCCGGCTCAAGCATGCGGCCCTTACAGCGATGAACAGTGATTTCCAGAAACAGATCGCGCAAAATTCGCTGGTGAACCATCAGAAAAGAAAGCTGGAAACCGATCTCGAACTGCTGTCCGACAAATTACAATGCATTGCTACTTCCAGTCACCATGCAGAAGCGGCATCTGCCAATAAAGACATTGCCCGGGCACTGATCCGTGTACAGCGCGATCAGTTGCTGCGCCTGCGTCATGAACAGCAGTTTGAAGATACCGTGCTGCGGAACCAGGAAATGCAACTGGACCTGGAGGAAGCCAAGATCACCGGCTTTGAGCATTAA
- a CDS encoding DUF1569 domain-containing protein has product MTNIFSQEGAQFMISRIEQLTPESQPHWGKMSVDQMLAHLCVMYETVYTDKHPKPAGFLKWMMKTFIKKTVVNASPYKRNGRTAPHFRIAGPRDFEKEKQRLMGYIRQTRELGAAHFDGKESHSFGPLSETEWNNLFSKHLDHHLKQFGV; this is encoded by the coding sequence ATGACCAATATTTTTTCCCAGGAAGGCGCTCAATTCATGATCAGCCGCATTGAACAGCTTACACCGGAAAGCCAGCCACACTGGGGCAAAATGAGTGTCGACCAGATGCTGGCGCATCTTTGTGTTATGTACGAAACGGTGTATACCGATAAGCATCCGAAGCCGGCAGGTTTTTTAAAATGGATGATGAAGACCTTTATCAAAAAGACGGTGGTGAATGCATCGCCTTATAAACGCAATGGCAGAACCGCACCGCATTTCCGGATCGCCGGTCCACGCGATTTTGAAAAAGAAAAGCAACGATTGATGGGCTATATCCGCCAGACCCGGGAACTGGGTGCTGCCCATTTTGACGGTAAAGAATCGCATTCATTCGGACCGCTCAGTGAAACAGAATGGAATAACCTGTTCTCGAAACACCTGGACCATCATTTAAAACAGTTTGGTGTTTAA
- a CDS encoding SRPBCC family protein, whose translation MRILKKILLVIVVLILLVLLVAAFVDGKIKFERSVDINAPVDTVWTHVSSLAAMNTWSPWFDKDPAMKKTSEGTDGTPGARFCWESQKKEVGRGCQTIRSLNAPASIETDLKFYTPYESEAQAYVKLEPAGSGTRATWGFNSEMPYPLRIIKLFTNMEKMMEPDFTKGLQRLKEQAEHR comes from the coding sequence ATGCGTATTCTGAAAAAAATCCTGCTGGTAATCGTCGTCCTCATCCTGCTGGTACTTCTCGTAGCCGCATTTGTGGACGGAAAAATCAAATTCGAAAGATCCGTTGACATCAATGCACCGGTTGACACAGTGTGGACACATGTCAGCAGCCTTGCCGCCATGAACACCTGGAGTCCCTGGTTCGACAAGGATCCTGCCATGAAAAAAACAAGCGAGGGTACCGATGGTACGCCCGGGGCACGGTTTTGCTGGGAAAGCCAGAAAAAAGAGGTGGGCAGGGGCTGCCAGACCATCCGTTCATTGAACGCGCCCGCTTCCATTGAAACTGATCTTAAATTTTATACGCCTTACGAAAGCGAGGCACAGGCCTATGTAAAACTGGAGCCGGCCGGATCCGGAACCAGGGCCACATGGGGTTTTAACAGTGAAATGCCTTACCCCCTCCGGATCATCAAGCTTTTTACGAATATGGAAAAAATGATGGAACCGGATTTCACAAAAGGACTGCAGCGACTGAAAGAACAGGCAGAGCACCGCTGA
- a CDS encoding ATP-dependent helicase codes for MTFPKQKLEEKFNEVYQRLNSQQRIAVDTLDGPVMVIAGPGTGKTQILAARIGKILLETDALPENILCLTYTDAGVVAMRKRLQQFIGADAYKVSIYTFHAFCNDVIQDNLSLFEKNALDPVSELERIEYFKKLIDAFPKSHPLKRYRGDVYFDAPHLQQLFSVMKREGWSPAFINEKIDAYIHDLPNRDEYITKRATKDFKKGDLRTDKIAEATEKIEKLRAAVNEFDTFQQLMNEKRRYDFDDMINWVIRVFQENEALLRTYQERYQYILVDEFQDTSGTQNRIVQLLINYWEQPNVFVVGDDDQSIYRFQGANVQNMLDFAQQYQEALKTVVLTDNYRSIQPILNVSKSVISKNTERLVNQLPGLSKELAAANAAISHLVTLPVLTEYNSEKEEMAGICMEVDALVRDGIPPGRIAVIYKENKYGEELANYFRLMQVPVFSKRPINLLQDAFIKKVITILRYLNAEHDIPYGGDELLFELLHYDFYKIPPIEIAKLTVQVNNRQFKGEATSLRRLLAEKANTPPKDLFDTGIHPQLKQFSTAYEQLIADVSNLTLQQLVESVIRNAGVLAYIMQHAEKVELMQYLSAFFDFVKEENSRNPAFSLDGLISIIDLMEKEGLPLSMMRTIGNDKGVNLLTAHGSKGLEFEYVFLAGTNASYWEKKKSFPAIFKLPDTIFSSQPDGDSVEELRRVFYVALTRAEQHLQISWSKRNSAGKELEPSMFIAEILEQHDFQPQSRSLSEEEMTRFRLLQFTAQAPSIEQREEDFITPLVDKFVMNVTALNNYLNCPLRFYYQNLIRIPSGKNENTEFGSAIHFALERFFRKMKEEPFNNFPSVQALYEDFKWYMQRHRQNFTRESFKRRMEQGGIILPEYYNNYIDAWNKVVVVELNIKNVVVDGVPLKGKLDKLEFNGKDVNVVDYKTGSVKYARAKLQPPSEKEPNGGDYWRQAVFYKLLVDHYEAKSWTVASTEFDFIEPDEKKNFIKQKVVILPEHLEIVRRQVRETWQHIQNREFYKGCGKEDCHWCNFVKDNGLYNHLEAMEEEEE; via the coding sequence ATGACATTTCCCAAACAAAAGCTGGAAGAAAAATTTAATGAGGTATATCAACGGCTGAACAGTCAGCAACGCATTGCGGTGGACACGCTGGACGGGCCCGTAATGGTGATTGCAGGCCCCGGCACCGGTAAAACACAGATCCTGGCCGCCCGGATCGGGAAAATACTGCTGGAAACCGACGCCCTCCCGGAAAATATCCTTTGTCTTACTTACACCGATGCCGGTGTGGTGGCCATGCGCAAACGTCTGCAGCAGTTTATCGGCGCGGATGCCTATAAAGTAAGCATCTATACCTTCCATGCTTTTTGTAATGATGTCATCCAGGACAACCTTTCGCTTTTTGAAAAAAATGCGCTCGATCCGGTCTCGGAGCTGGAACGGATCGAATATTTTAAAAAACTGATCGATGCCTTCCCTAAAAGCCATCCGTTAAAGCGCTACCGGGGTGATGTGTATTTTGATGCGCCCCATCTGCAACAGCTGTTCTCTGTGATGAAACGCGAAGGCTGGAGTCCCGCCTTTATCAATGAAAAGATCGATGCCTATATCCATGATCTTCCGAACCGTGATGAATACATCACCAAACGGGCCACAAAGGATTTTAAAAAGGGGGATCTCCGCACCGATAAGATTGCAGAGGCCACCGAAAAAATTGAAAAGCTCCGTGCCGCGGTCAATGAATTTGACACCTTTCAGCAGTTAATGAACGAAAAGCGCCGGTATGATTTTGATGATATGATCAACTGGGTCATCCGCGTATTTCAAGAAAATGAAGCTTTGCTGCGCACTTACCAGGAGCGGTATCAATATATTCTTGTAGACGAGTTTCAGGATACCAGCGGTACACAGAACCGGATCGTACAGCTGCTGATCAACTACTGGGAACAGCCCAATGTATTTGTGGTGGGGGATGACGACCAGAGCATCTATCGTTTCCAGGGTGCCAATGTCCAAAATATGCTGGATTTTGCGCAGCAATACCAGGAGGCTTTAAAAACGGTCGTGCTGACCGATAACTACCGGAGCATACAGCCCATTCTGAATGTATCCAAATCCGTCATATCCAAAAATACGGAGCGGCTGGTGAACCAGCTTCCCGGTCTGAGCAAGGAACTGGCTGCTGCCAATGCCGCCATCAGCCACCTTGTTACGCTGCCGGTGCTGACCGAATATAACAGCGAAAAAGAAGAAATGGCCGGCATTTGCATGGAGGTCGACGCGCTGGTAAGGGACGGGATACCTCCCGGCCGTATCGCGGTTATCTATAAGGAAAATAAATACGGGGAAGAACTGGCCAATTACTTCCGGCTGATGCAGGTGCCGGTATTCAGCAAACGACCTATTAACCTGCTGCAGGATGCCTTTATTAAAAAAGTCATCACCATCCTCCGTTATCTGAATGCGGAACATGATATTCCCTACGGAGGAGATGAGCTGTTATTTGAATTATTACACTACGATTTTTATAAGATCCCTCCGATCGAGATTGCCAAACTTACGGTGCAAGTCAATAACCGGCAGTTCAAGGGGGAAGCCACTTCCCTGCGCCGGCTGCTGGCTGAAAAGGCGAATACGCCCCCAAAAGATCTGTTTGACACCGGCATCCATCCGCAGCTGAAACAGTTCAGTACTGCTTATGAACAGCTGATCGCAGATGTATCCAACCTCACATTGCAGCAATTGGTGGAAAGCGTTATCCGCAATGCCGGTGTGCTGGCTTATATAATGCAGCATGCTGAAAAGGTTGAACTGATGCAGTACCTCTCGGCCTTTTTCGACTTTGTAAAAGAAGAGAACAGCCGGAACCCGGCCTTTAGCCTCGACGGGCTGATCAGTATCATCGACCTGATGGAAAAAGAAGGGCTGCCGCTTTCCATGATGCGCACCATCGGTAATGATAAAGGCGTGAACCTGCTGACCGCACACGGAAGCAAGGGACTGGAATTTGAATATGTATTCCTGGCGGGTACCAATGCTTCCTACTGGGAAAAAAAGAAAAGTTTCCCTGCGATCTTCAAACTGCCCGACACGATCTTCAGTTCCCAGCCGGATGGCGATTCCGTTGAGGAACTGCGGCGTGTGTTTTATGTGGCACTTACTAGGGCAGAGCAACACCTGCAGATCTCCTGGTCGAAGCGCAACAGCGCCGGGAAGGAGCTGGAACCTTCCATGTTTATTGCGGAGATCCTGGAGCAGCATGATTTTCAGCCGCAATCCCGTTCCCTGTCTGAAGAGGAGATGACGCGCTTCCGGCTGTTGCAGTTCACGGCACAGGCACCTTCCATTGAACAGCGGGAGGAAGATTTTATCACACCGCTGGTGGATAAATTTGTAATGAATGTAACCGCGCTTAATAATTACCTGAACTGCCCGCTGCGGTTCTATTACCAGAACCTGATCCGCATCCCCTCCGGCAAAAATGAGAATACGGAATTCGGAAGTGCCATTCACTTTGCCCTGGAGCGCTTCTTCCGGAAGATGAAGGAAGAGCCATTCAATAATTTCCCGTCCGTGCAGGCACTTTACGAAGATTTTAAATGGTACATGCAGCGCCACCGGCAGAACTTTACCCGTGAATCGTTTAAACGCCGTATGGAACAGGGCGGAATTATCCTGCCGGAATATTATAACAATTATATCGATGCCTGGAACAAGGTAGTGGTAGTGGAGCTGAACATCAAAAATGTGGTGGTAGACGGCGTACCATTAAAAGGAAAGCTGGATAAACTGGAGTTCAATGGCAAGGATGTGAATGTAGTGGATTATAAAACCGGAAGCGTGAAATACGCGCGGGCAAAGCTGCAGCCGCCCTCTGAAAAAGAGCCCAACGGGGGAGATTACTGGCGGCAGGCTGTATTTTACAAATTGCTGGTGGACCATTATGAAGCCAAGAGCTGGACGGTTGCGAGCACTGAGTTTGATTTTATTGAACCGGATGAAAAAAAGAATTTTATCAAACAAAAGGTCGTTATCCTGCCGGAGCATCTAGAAATTGTACGCCGGCAGGTACGGGAGACCTGGCAGCACATTCAAAACCGCGAATTCTACAAGGGCTGTGGCAAAGAAGACTGCCACTGGTGCAATTTTGTAAAAGACAACGGCCTGTATAACCACCTGGAAGCAATGGAGGAGGAAGAGGAATAG